From Aquabacter sp. L1I39, the proteins below share one genomic window:
- the lipA gene encoding lipoyl synthase produces MVTVVNTLNRPRHPEKAHRPETEVLRKPEWIRVKAPGSAGWGKTAEIVRANGLHTVCEEAGCPNIGECWEKKHATFMIMGDTCTRACAFCNVRTGLPAPLDLDEPQKVGEAVAKLGLSHVVITSVDRDDLADGGGAHFAHTIRAIRAASPGTTIEILTPDFLRKPGALEVVVEARPDVFNHNLETVPSKYLTVRPGARYFHSLRLLQQVKELDPSIFTKSGIMVGLGEERNEVLQLMDDLRSAEVDFITIGQYLQPTRRHHKVERFVTPDEFKGYETVAYAKGFLMVSASPLTRSSHHAGEDFARLRTAREAKLGRA; encoded by the coding sequence ATGGTCACGGTCGTCAACACCCTGAACAGGCCCCGCCACCCCGAAAAGGCCCACCGGCCCGAGACGGAGGTGCTGCGCAAGCCCGAATGGATCCGCGTCAAGGCGCCGGGGTCCGCCGGCTGGGGCAAGACCGCAGAGATCGTGCGCGCCAATGGCCTGCACACGGTGTGCGAGGAGGCCGGCTGCCCCAATATCGGTGAGTGCTGGGAGAAGAAGCACGCCACCTTCATGATCATGGGCGACACCTGCACCCGGGCCTGCGCCTTCTGCAATGTGCGCACCGGCCTGCCGGCGCCGCTCGACCTGGACGAGCCGCAGAAGGTGGGCGAGGCGGTGGCCAAGCTCGGGCTCTCCCATGTGGTCATCACCTCGGTGGACCGGGACGACCTGGCCGATGGCGGCGGCGCCCATTTCGCCCACACCATCCGCGCCATCCGTGCCGCCAGCCCCGGCACCACCATCGAGATCCTCACCCCCGACTTCCTGCGCAAGCCCGGCGCGCTGGAAGTGGTGGTGGAAGCCCGCCCGGACGTGTTCAACCACAATCTGGAAACGGTGCCGTCCAAGTACCTGACCGTGCGGCCCGGCGCGCGCTATTTCCATTCGCTGCGCCTTCTGCAGCAGGTGAAGGAGCTGGACCCGTCCATCTTCACCAAGTCCGGCATCATGGTGGGCCTGGGCGAAGAGCGGAACGAGGTGCTCCAGCTCATGGACGACCTGCGCTCGGCCGAGGTGGATTTCATCACCATCGGGCAATATCTCCAGCCCACCCGCCGCCACCACAAGGTGGAGCGGTTCGTCACGCCTGACGAGTTCAAGGGCTATGAGACGGTCGCCTATGCCAAGGGCTTCCTGATGGTCTCGGCCAGCCCGCTCACCCGCTCGTCCCACCATGCGGGCGAGGATTTCGCCCGCCTGCGGACGGCGCGCGAGGCCAAGCTCGGGCGGGCCTGA
- a CDS encoding type II toxin-antitoxin system RatA family toxin → MPSFSSSRVVNHGAADMFALVADVERYPEFVPLCQALRVRRRAQSGEGVEILVADMTVAYKLIRETFTSRVTLDRPRLTIHVEYLDGPFSRLDNRWTFKDLPPARSEVGFFISYEFRSRTLGLLMGAMFDAAFRRFADAFEKRADEVYGRVS, encoded by the coding sequence GTGCCGAGCTTTTCCAGCAGCCGGGTGGTGAACCACGGCGCCGCCGACATGTTCGCGCTGGTGGCGGACGTGGAGCGCTATCCCGAATTCGTGCCGCTCTGCCAGGCCCTGCGTGTGCGCCGGCGGGCGCAGAGCGGGGAGGGCGTGGAGATATTGGTGGCCGACATGACGGTCGCCTACAAGCTCATCCGCGAGACCTTCACCTCCCGCGTGACGCTGGACCGGCCGCGCCTGACCATCCATGTGGAATATCTGGACGGCCCCTTCAGCCGCCTGGACAATCGCTGGACCTTCAAGGACCTGCCGCCCGCCCGCAGCGAGGTGGGCTTCTTCATCTCCTACGAATTCCGCTCGCGCACGCTGGGCCTGCTCATGGGCGCCATGTTCGACGCCGCCTTCCGCCGCTTCGCCGATGCCTTCGAGAAGCGGGCGGACGAGGTGTACGGCCGCGTCTCCTGA